Proteins co-encoded in one Paracrocinitomix mangrovi genomic window:
- a CDS encoding SprB repeat-containing protein: MKAKAITLFALSGIFSLFSYAGSDITIQVIEVLKPSCNGLSNGSIQVEAQGGEGPYEYNWNTFPNQFAEKAQNLSAGVYFVHVKDANGNTAFTSIEMSDPSFSLLTNDQTSNIKEVDLTASVQGKSAGYDYELNNELISSQKITDLETGVHKLVVTDADGCTMVQYLEVFYKVKDENTGSNFKSSTNLDSEGKQIRISNLYAQSGSEMGNFKIKLKKIE, translated from the coding sequence ATGAAAGCTAAAGCAATTACTCTATTTGCCTTATCAGGCATTTTTTCACTTTTTTCATATGCCGGATCAGATATCACTATCCAGGTTATTGAAGTTCTAAAACCAAGTTGTAATGGTTTATCCAATGGTTCAATTCAAGTTGAAGCACAAGGCGGTGAAGGCCCCTATGAATACAATTGGAACACTTTTCCAAATCAATTTGCCGAAAAAGCACAAAACTTAAGTGCAGGCGTATATTTTGTTCATGTCAAAGATGCGAATGGAAATACTGCCTTTACCTCAATTGAAATGTCCGACCCTTCTTTTTCCCTTTTAACAAATGATCAAACATCAAACATCAAAGAGGTTGATTTAACTGCTTCAGTACAAGGTAAATCAGCAGGCTATGATTATGAGCTAAACAATGAGCTTATTTCTAGTCAAAAAATCACCGATTTGGAAACAGGTGTACACAAATTGGTGGTAACAGATGCTGATGGTTGTACTATGGTGCAATATCTTGAAGTATTCTATAAAGTTAAAGATGAGAATACAGGAAGCAATTTTAAATCATCAACCAATTTGGATAGTGAAGGAAAGCAAATAAGAATTTCAAATTTGTACGCTCAATCTGGATCAGAGATGGGCAATTTCAAGATAAAATTGAAAAAAATCGAATAA
- the rnc gene encoding ribonuclease III: MLRLFLGKKRSKGDLAVISFMVKKFGYRPKDLELFTRALTHKSYSNTKDELKSNERLEYLGDTVIDLIVADYLFDKFPDKDEGFLTKVKAKIVNRKMLAAIGAEIGIAKHIRYKTGRSIRIATIEGNAFEALIGAIYLDSNFEITKKVFNTRIIRNYINLNEVLEQEIDFKSALLIWGQKNKLQIEYRITEEASRENDYLYTSVVVINDKKWGLGKGKSKKEAEQQASNETLELLGLQ; the protein is encoded by the coding sequence TTGTTAAGGCTATTTCTTGGTAAGAAAAGGAGTAAAGGTGACCTTGCTGTTATTTCTTTCATGGTGAAGAAATTTGGTTATCGACCTAAAGATCTGGAGCTTTTTACACGTGCGTTAACTCATAAATCGTACAGCAACACTAAAGATGAGTTAAAAAGCAATGAGCGACTAGAATATTTAGGAGATACTGTTATTGACCTAATCGTAGCAGACTATTTATTTGATAAATTCCCCGATAAAGACGAAGGTTTCCTAACCAAAGTAAAAGCCAAAATAGTCAATCGTAAAATGTTGGCAGCTATTGGTGCAGAAATTGGAATTGCCAAACATATCCGATATAAAACCGGCAGATCCATCAGAATAGCAACAATTGAAGGAAATGCTTTTGAGGCATTGATCGGAGCTATTTATCTTGATTCTAATTTTGAAATCACAAAAAAGGTCTTCAATACCAGAATTATTCGCAATTACATCAACCTCAATGAGGTGCTGGAGCAAGAAATTGACTTTAAAAGTGCATTACTTATTTGGGGCCAGAAAAATAAATTGCAAATCGAATACAGAATCACTGAAGAGGCTTCAAGAGAAAATGACTATTTATATACCTCTGTAGTAGTCATTAATGACAAAAAATGGGGTCTTGGTAAAGGAAAATCTAAAAAGGAAGCAGAACAACAAGCCTCAAATGAAACTTTAGAACTCCTAGGTTTGCAATAA
- the fabF gene encoding beta-ketoacyl-ACP synthase II, translating to MDLKRVVVTGLGALTPIGNTVEEYWNSLKNGVSGAAAITSFDASKFKTQFACEIKNFNVEDHLDRKQTRTLDLFSQYAMVSSAEAMADAGIDLEKIDLDRAGVVWGSGIGGLYTFQEEARSYFAGDGTPRFNPFFIPKMIVDIAAGHISIKYGFRGPNYVTVSACASSNNALIDSFNLIRLGKADIIMSGGSEACVNEHGIGGFNALKALSTRNDDPKTASRPFDKDREGFVLGEGSGAIVVEELEHAKARGAKIYAEIVGSGLSADAYHITAPHPEGLGAISVMKQALEEAKIDPSAIDYINVHGTSTPLGDIAETKAIKNVFGEHAYNLNISSTKSMTGHLLGAAGAIEAIACIKAIQNNIVPPTINHFTDDPEIDSKLNLTFNKAQERNIDYALTNTFGFGGHNTSVIFKSYKD from the coding sequence ATGGATTTAAAAAGAGTTGTTGTAACTGGATTAGGTGCACTAACCCCGATTGGGAATACTGTTGAAGAATATTGGAATTCTTTGAAAAACGGTGTAAGTGGTGCAGCTGCAATTACTTCATTTGATGCAAGTAAGTTTAAAACTCAATTTGCATGTGAGATTAAAAACTTTAATGTTGAAGATCATCTAGATCGAAAACAAACTAGAACACTAGATCTATTTTCTCAGTATGCCATGGTTTCCTCTGCGGAAGCTATGGCAGATGCTGGGATCGATCTGGAAAAAATCGACCTTGACCGTGCAGGGGTCGTATGGGGATCAGGTATTGGAGGGTTATATACTTTCCAGGAAGAAGCCAGATCCTATTTTGCAGGTGATGGTACACCACGTTTTAATCCTTTCTTTATTCCTAAAATGATTGTGGATATTGCCGCTGGGCACATCTCAATTAAATATGGATTTAGAGGACCTAATTACGTGACTGTATCTGCTTGTGCATCATCCAACAACGCTTTGATAGATTCTTTTAATTTAATCCGCCTAGGAAAAGCAGACATTATTATGTCTGGTGGTTCTGAAGCTTGTGTGAACGAGCATGGAATTGGTGGGTTTAATGCGTTAAAAGCCCTATCTACTAGAAATGATGATCCTAAAACTGCTTCTCGTCCTTTTGATAAAGACAGAGAAGGATTTGTATTAGGTGAAGGTTCTGGTGCTATCGTTGTGGAAGAGTTAGAACATGCGAAGGCAAGAGGTGCTAAAATCTACGCCGAAATTGTAGGTAGTGGATTGTCTGCTGATGCTTATCACATTACTGCTCCTCATCCAGAAGGATTAGGTGCTATTAGCGTAATGAAACAAGCGTTAGAAGAAGCTAAAATTGATCCTTCAGCAATTGATTATATCAATGTGCACGGAACATCAACTCCTTTAGGAGATATAGCTGAAACAAAAGCTATTAAAAATGTGTTTGGAGAGCACGCTTATAATCTAAACATCTCTTCTACTAAGTCAATGACAGGGCATTTGTTGGGAGCTGCCGGTGCAATTGAAGCTATCGCATGTATTAAAGCAATACAAAACAATATTGTACCACCAACTATAAATCATTTTACTGATGACCCTGAGATTGACAGTAAACTAAACTTGACATTTAACAAAGCGCAAGAAAGAAATATTGACTACGCTTTGACTAATACGTTTGGTTTTGGAGGTCATAATACCTCTGTCATTTTCAAGTCATACAAGGATTAA
- a CDS encoding acyl carrier protein, whose product MSDVKSRVMSIIVDKLGVAEDEVTAEASFTNDLGADSLDTVELIMEFEKEFNIAIPDDQAEKIQTVGDAIAYIEGNAK is encoded by the coding sequence ATGTCTGATGTAAAATCAAGAGTAATGTCTATTATCGTAGACAAATTAGGTGTAGCTGAAGATGAAGTAACTGCAGAAGCAAGCTTCACAAACGACTTAGGTGCGGATTCTTTGGATACTGTGGAATTGATCATGGAGTTTGAAAAGGAATTTAACATTGCTATTCCTGACGATCAAGCTGAAAAGATCCAAACTGTAGGTGATGCTATCGCTTACATTGAAGGAAACGCTAAGTAA
- a CDS encoding nitroreductase family protein, protein MAGVKENFIPYTAPVYEDDEMIKRSKEFYEFLNTRRSVRTYSDKDIPREVIENIVKSAGTAPSGAHKQPWTFCIIRNADLKKKVRELAEEEERKNYGGRMSDRWLKDLEPFGTNEVKEFIEVAPWVIIVFKRSYDFDEEGNKTQNYYVNESVGIASGMLITAIHNAGLVTLTHTPSPMNFISEALKRPDNEKPFLLLPIGYPVKDCTVPNLSRKSLDDIAIFYE, encoded by the coding sequence ATGGCAGGGGTTAAAGAAAATTTTATTCCTTACACAGCACCCGTTTATGAAGATGACGAAATGATTAAACGGTCAAAAGAATTTTATGAGTTTTTAAACACGCGTAGATCTGTAAGAACATATTCAGACAAAGATATTCCGCGTGAAGTAATTGAAAACATTGTAAAAAGTGCAGGAACTGCTCCATCAGGTGCACATAAACAACCTTGGACCTTTTGCATCATAAGAAATGCTGATTTAAAAAAGAAAGTACGTGAATTAGCAGAGGAGGAAGAAAGAAAGAATTACGGAGGAAGAATGAGTGATCGTTGGTTAAAGGATTTGGAACCTTTTGGCACCAATGAAGTGAAAGAGTTTATTGAAGTTGCGCCCTGGGTAATTATTGTGTTTAAAAGATCTTATGATTTTGATGAAGAGGGGAACAAAACGCAAAATTATTATGTCAATGAATCTGTTGGTATTGCCTCAGGAATGCTCATTACCGCTATCCACAATGCAGGTTTGGTCACATTAACACACACACCAAGTCCTATGAATTTTATTTCAGAGGCACTAAAAAGGCCGGATAATGAAAAACCTTTCTTATTATTGCCTATAGGATATCCTGTTAAAGACTGTACTGTGCCTAATCTGAGCAGAAAGAGTTTGGACGACATTGCAATATTTTATGAGTAA
- a CDS encoding phosphoribosylglycinamide formyltransferase, producing MSQNTHIAIFASGGGSNAESIIRHFNAVDDIDVSLIVTNKADAFVVERAKTHAIPYYVHTKEDVDNGQLLKMLSEKNVDFIVLAGYLKKVGDDLIQAYPNKIVNIHPALLPKFGGKGMYGMNVHKAVVAAGETISGMTIHFVNEHYDEGQIIEQHQCELDEVDSAEDVAAKVLKLEHAYYPKAIEKIIRQA from the coding sequence ATGAGTCAAAACACACACATAGCAATTTTTGCTTCAGGAGGTGGATCAAATGCTGAATCCATTATCAGGCATTTTAATGCGGTAGATGATATAGATGTTAGTCTAATTGTAACAAACAAAGCTGACGCTTTTGTAGTTGAGCGAGCAAAAACACATGCCATCCCTTATTATGTGCACACTAAAGAGGATGTTGATAATGGACAATTATTAAAAATGCTGTCAGAAAAGAACGTTGATTTTATTGTTTTGGCAGGATATCTTAAAAAGGTAGGAGATGATTTGATCCAAGCTTATCCTAATAAAATTGTCAATATTCATCCGGCTCTTTTGCCAAAATTTGGAGGTAAAGGTATGTACGGAATGAACGTGCATAAAGCAGTGGTTGCTGCAGGTGAAACAATTTCAGGCATGACGATTCATTTTGTCAACGAGCATTATGATGAGGGACAAATTATTGAACAACATCAATGTGAGCTGGATGAGGTAGATTCTGCTGAAGATGTTGCAGCCAAAGTCCTTAAATTGGAACATGCTTATTATCCAAAAGCTATTGAAAAAATAATAAGACAGGCATGA
- a CDS encoding MarC family protein, producing MKDFDWIEIAKAFTILFAVIDIIGNVPIIIKLKEKAGEIHSLKASIVAFILMLVFLFAGEFLLQLLGVNIKAFAVAGSLILFALAAEMIFGVELFKDDQTNYKIVSIVPLAFPLIAGAGTMTTLISLRVEFAAINIAVAVFLNMILVYATLRLTSRIEKLLGEGGIAILQKVFGIILLAIAVKLFADNAKELFAFAPVNQ from the coding sequence ATGAAAGATTTTGATTGGATAGAGATAGCGAAGGCTTTTACAATTTTATTTGCGGTAATAGATATTATTGGCAATGTTCCAATCATAATAAAACTCAAAGAAAAAGCTGGAGAAATTCATTCACTGAAAGCTTCTATTGTTGCGTTTATTTTAATGTTAGTTTTCCTATTTGCAGGAGAATTTTTGTTGCAGTTACTAGGAGTTAATATCAAAGCTTTTGCGGTAGCAGGTTCTTTGATATTATTTGCACTTGCGGCAGAAATGATTTTTGGGGTAGAGTTATTTAAAGATGATCAAACAAATTACAAAATTGTCTCTATTGTACCGCTGGCATTTCCTTTAATTGCAGGAGCCGGAACTATGACAACTTTGATTTCATTAAGGGTAGAGTTTGCGGCCATCAATATAGCAGTTGCCGTTTTTCTGAATATGATTTTGGTGTATGCTACGCTGAGACTTACCAGTAGAATTGAAAAATTATTGGGAGAAGGTGGTATCGCTATTTTACAAAAGGTGTTCGGAATTATTCTTTTGGCTATTGCGGTTAAATTGTTCGCAGATAATGCCAAGGAATTATTCGCTTTTGCACCGGTGAATCAATGA
- a CDS encoding SulP family inorganic anion transporter encodes MFELIRNHQKNFKNELFSGLTVALALVPEAVAFAFVAGVDPLIGLYGAFMMGIITSIFGGRPGMISGATGAMAVVMVSLVKEGNAHGDQGLQYLFITLLFVGLFQILAGVFKLGKFVRLIPHPVMMGFVNGLAIVIFTAQFGMFKEPVLDALGHKIPLEDGVGFKTQMIQGAELWTMIGLVALTMGIMIGLPKLTKKIPAALTAILVIAGVVIFSGMEVSTVGSFITDGLPDGKVGTIEGGLPQFQTGIFSGITFDIEFFRTILPYALILAAIGLIESLMTLNLIDELTQTRGNGNRECIAQGSANIVNGLFGGMGGCAMIGQSIININSGARGRLSGIIAAVTLLMFILFAGPLIEQVPIAALVGVMFMVVIGTFAWSSFRIMNKIPLTDAFVLVLVSTLTVIFDLAIAVFAGIIVSALVFSWENAKRIRARKHIKEDGTKVYEIWGPLFFGSVQTFMSKFTVAEDPDKVEIDFIESRVSDHSGIEAIFNLVKQYQAADKTIVLKHLSPDCVRILKKASKTFHSVIEEDIDDPRYYVVTDLIEAED; translated from the coding sequence ATGTTTGAATTAATCAGAAATCATCAAAAAAACTTTAAAAACGAGTTATTCTCGGGATTAACTGTTGCATTGGCATTAGTTCCTGAAGCGGTTGCTTTTGCCTTTGTTGCCGGAGTTGATCCATTAATTGGTTTGTATGGTGCATTTATGATGGGAATCATCACTTCTATTTTTGGAGGTCGTCCAGGAATGATTTCAGGTGCTACAGGTGCTATGGCCGTTGTTATGGTTAGCTTAGTAAAAGAAGGAAATGCACACGGAGATCAAGGTCTACAATACCTTTTTATCACTTTACTTTTTGTAGGTCTATTTCAAATTTTAGCAGGAGTTTTTAAGTTAGGGAAGTTTGTGAGATTGATTCCGCATCCAGTGATGATGGGGTTTGTGAACGGATTGGCGATTGTGATTTTTACAGCTCAGTTTGGTATGTTCAAAGAACCTGTTTTGGACGCTTTGGGACATAAAATTCCATTGGAAGATGGTGTAGGCTTTAAAACACAAATGATTCAGGGTGCAGAGCTATGGACAATGATTGGGTTGGTTGCTCTTACAATGGGAATAATGATTGGTTTACCAAAGCTGACTAAAAAGATTCCTGCAGCTCTTACCGCAATTTTGGTAATTGCAGGAGTTGTTATTTTCAGTGGAATGGAAGTTAGTACTGTCGGATCTTTTATTACGGATGGATTGCCTGATGGTAAAGTTGGTACAATTGAAGGTGGTTTACCCCAATTTCAAACCGGTATATTCTCGGGAATTACATTTGATATAGAATTTTTCAGAACCATCTTACCTTATGCTTTAATATTAGCCGCCATTGGTTTAATTGAATCTTTAATGACACTCAATTTAATTGATGAATTGACACAAACCAGAGGTAACGGAAACAGGGAGTGTATTGCGCAAGGAAGTGCAAATATTGTCAATGGGTTATTTGGTGGAATGGGAGGTTGTGCCATGATTGGACAATCAATTATCAATATCAATTCGGGTGCTAGAGGTAGGTTATCCGGAATTATAGCAGCAGTAACTCTTTTAATGTTCATCTTATTTGCCGGGCCACTAATTGAGCAAGTTCCCATAGCGGCTTTAGTTGGTGTAATGTTTATGGTTGTAATTGGAACATTTGCCTGGTCGAGTTTTAGAATCATGAACAAAATTCCCTTGACAGATGCATTTGTGCTAGTTCTTGTGTCAACCTTAACGGTAATATTTGACCTGGCTATTGCCGTATTTGCAGGGATTATAGTTTCTGCGCTTGTGTTTTCATGGGAAAATGCAAAACGTATACGTGCTAGAAAACACATTAAAGAAGACGGTACAAAAGTGTATGAAATTTGGGGACCTCTATTCTTTGGGTCAGTGCAAACATTTATGTCCAAATTCACAGTAGCTGAAGATCCTGACAAAGTAGAAATTGACTTTATTGAGTCAAGAGTATCTGATCATTCAGGTATTGAGGCGATTTTTAATTTAGTAAAACAGTATCAAGCCGCAGACAAAACCATAGTGTTAAAACACTTAAGTCCAGATTGCGTTCGAATCTTGAAAAAGGCCAGCAAAACCTTCCATTCGGTTATTGAAGAGGATATTGATGATCCTAGATATTATGTGGTTACAGATTTAATTGAAGCTGAAGACTAG
- a CDS encoding formylglycine-generating enzyme family protein — translation MKKLVPFILLAILSFSFTNKQKTKKFKGPENYVFIPSGSTEREGETYSCNAFWMSKHEVTNGEYLFFIKHLIANGKEEDLKKALPDTTKWKTNTGGYLEPYYKYYFNHPSYQNYPVVNVSREGALMYCEYLTQQLKSVYGDVIQNFRLPTEKEWMYAASSGKKENVYSWTGPYLRNGDGDFQANFAHIGEQNITMTSDGPRVVADSLRKENFDFLDTYIIATGDSYWPNEFGLYNMCGNVAEMVNETGFTKGGSWRSGGYDIRIDHKEKFTQGSPKVGFRPVMTFLKVD, via the coding sequence ATGAAAAAATTAGTTCCATTTATTTTACTGGCAATTCTGTCTTTTTCATTTACCAATAAGCAAAAAACAAAGAAATTTAAAGGACCTGAAAACTATGTTTTTATCCCATCCGGCTCTACAGAGCGTGAAGGTGAGACGTACTCTTGCAACGCATTTTGGATGTCAAAACATGAAGTGACAAATGGAGAATATTTATTCTTCATCAAACACTTAATTGCCAATGGTAAAGAAGAAGATTTAAAAAAAGCTTTACCAGATACTACAAAATGGAAAACCAACACAGGTGGATATTTAGAGCCTTATTATAAGTATTATTTCAACCATCCATCATACCAAAATTATCCTGTGGTGAATGTTTCAAGAGAAGGAGCGTTGATGTATTGTGAGTATCTAACTCAGCAGTTAAAATCTGTATATGGTGATGTAATCCAGAACTTTAGATTGCCTACAGAAAAGGAATGGATGTATGCCGCATCATCCGGCAAAAAAGAAAATGTTTACAGTTGGACCGGACCGTATTTGAGGAATGGTGATGGAGATTTTCAAGCCAATTTTGCTCACATTGGAGAGCAAAATATTACTATGACATCTGATGGTCCAAGAGTAGTAGCAGATTCATTAAGAAAAGAAAATTTTGATTTTCTCGACACCTATATTATTGCGACAGGTGATTCTTATTGGCCAAATGAATTTGGATTGTACAATATGTGCGGAAATGTTGCAGAAATGGTGAATGAAACTGGGTTCACAAAGGGTGGAAGTTGGAGATCAGGTGGATACGACATTAGAATTGACCACAAGGAAAAATTTACCCAAGGCAGCCCTAAAGTAGGTTTTAGACCAGTAATGACTTTTTTGAAAGTTGATTAA
- a CDS encoding response regulator, translated as MKISILIVEDEVLIAEDISSDLSNAGFHVAGIAISGQEAIEMFSEFKPDVILMDINIKGDLDGIETAEEILKSSNVPIIYITSNTGQQYINRAIQTKPHAFLTKPYNKKDLIVSIELAINNFTDHQFSSNNNVDAVFVKSNEFYKKVPIEDITHIEADGSYCLVHTKEKKYSLSFNLNHFQKEVQSETLQRVHRSFVVNINHVDGFDKSSLLIGEKIIPVSSSYKDVLSVFKKL; from the coding sequence ATGAAAATATCCATACTCATAGTAGAAGATGAAGTTCTAATTGCCGAAGATATTTCAAGTGATTTAAGTAATGCAGGGTTTCATGTGGCCGGAATTGCAATTTCAGGTCAGGAAGCCATTGAAATGTTCTCAGAATTTAAGCCAGATGTCATTTTAATGGATATTAATATAAAGGGAGATTTAGACGGAATTGAGACGGCAGAAGAAATTCTGAAATCATCAAATGTTCCTATAATTTACATTACTTCAAACACTGGACAACAATATATTAACAGAGCCATTCAAACTAAACCACACGCTTTTTTAACAAAGCCATATAACAAAAAAGATCTGATTGTCTCAATAGAATTGGCTATTAATAACTTCACTGATCATCAATTTTCATCAAATAATAATGTGGATGCAGTGTTTGTCAAAAGCAATGAATTTTATAAAAAAGTTCCCATTGAGGACATCACTCATATTGAAGCAGATGGAAGCTATTGTTTAGTTCATACAAAAGAAAAAAAATACAGCCTTTCTTTTAATTTGAATCACTTTCAAAAAGAAGTTCAGTCCGAAACATTACAAAGAGTTCACAGATCTTTCGTGGTTAACATTAATCATGTTGATGGTTTTGATAAAAGCAGTTTGTTGATCGGTGAAAAAATAATTCCCGTAAGTTCATCTTATAAAGACGTATTGTCAGTATTTAAAAAACTTTAA
- a CDS encoding tetratricopeptide repeat protein, with amino-acid sequence MKFCLLLLAFASVSISFSQSTKSYLDSLKFELSKTEDEEQKLQLLSQIGEHLLSTKPEDALPYSEKLMSLSKQKENHRWITTAYFLQGRVLSRLGKIEEANEVYSSSIDFELNANPIDHKLLAWAEVNYGNFLKNTSRYQLAAKHFKNGYASAVIAEDASQQVDCLVNTGAMFMYLGHNDSALNYFKPAKMLAYETKDSGSLQTISNNMANLYEGLGEYDKALKELEIAEFLAEDDVDLGYVYGTKGNIYYYKGNMDSAAINLSISIDYFKSANRIIEQGQLLLALGEILVFNEDYDRAKSELKKAESIFKNAGNDSFLAAVYVNIGGLFKESGNLDSSYYYYKKSEELSKKTENWNFLGVSYQNLAVIEEEKGNYAASAELLEKSLLLYQQINDKRLIGEGQVALANAYIQLGDFTKAKNHINEGVKFAEEVGSMKLQMKAYNNYIQTFSTLNGTPEVFDYHEKYIELLDSLKSEKNSTAAEGLSIRYELKEKEDSIKIQTLEIKNQQVENENISLVNEQRGRLLLIALIGAIVLLSLLSLLYINRKKLKEKNKENELLLGEIHHRVKNNLQVISSILSLHEKSLSDEAAKKAMLEGKERVKSMGLIHKLLYQNENYSGIEMKQYIPTLVEGLLESFGYSKDEFEFKSDLDQIKLDVDSAIPIGLIINELVINALKYAYNKSNKGQLEISLKEKEDELLLMVKDNGSGKVNEVQNSDSFGFKLVNSLIRQINGVTELSDQGGLKYTIHIKDFKLIK; translated from the coding sequence ATGAAATTTTGTCTACTACTCCTCGCTTTTGCAAGCGTCTCAATTTCATTTAGTCAGTCAACAAAAAGTTATTTAGATAGCTTAAAATTTGAATTGTCTAAAACCGAAGACGAAGAGCAAAAGCTTCAATTACTCTCCCAAATTGGGGAGCATCTGCTATCAACAAAACCTGAAGATGCCTTGCCTTACAGTGAAAAATTAATGTCACTATCCAAACAAAAAGAAAATCACCGTTGGATTACAACTGCATACTTTTTACAAGGTAGAGTTCTTTCAAGATTAGGAAAGATTGAAGAAGCGAACGAAGTTTATTCATCATCTATAGATTTTGAATTAAATGCGAATCCCATTGATCACAAATTGTTGGCATGGGCAGAAGTGAACTATGGTAACTTTTTGAAAAACACAAGTAGATATCAATTGGCAGCTAAACATTTTAAAAACGGCTATGCCTCAGCAGTAATAGCTGAAGATGCAAGTCAGCAAGTTGATTGTTTAGTGAATACAGGTGCAATGTTTATGTATTTGGGTCACAATGATTCGGCACTCAATTATTTTAAACCTGCTAAAATGTTGGCATATGAAACCAAAGATTCGGGATCATTACAAACTATATCCAACAATATGGCCAATTTGTATGAAGGTTTAGGTGAATATGATAAAGCGCTAAAAGAGCTTGAAATTGCTGAATTTTTAGCTGAGGATGATGTTGACCTAGGGTATGTCTACGGAACAAAAGGAAATATTTATTACTACAAGGGGAACATGGATAGTGCAGCTATCAATCTAAGCATATCCATAGATTATTTTAAAAGTGCAAACAGAATAATTGAACAAGGTCAATTACTATTAGCTTTAGGTGAAATACTCGTGTTTAATGAAGACTATGATCGTGCAAAATCAGAATTAAAAAAAGCTGAATCTATCTTTAAAAATGCCGGAAACGATTCTTTTCTAGCCGCTGTATATGTTAACATAGGTGGTTTATTTAAAGAGTCAGGTAATCTTGATTCAAGCTATTATTATTACAAAAAGAGTGAGGAGTTATCTAAAAAAACAGAAAACTGGAATTTTTTAGGAGTTTCTTATCAAAACTTAGCCGTAATTGAAGAAGAAAAAGGAAACTATGCTGCTTCTGCCGAGTTGTTAGAAAAGAGTTTGTTACTCTACCAACAAATCAACGATAAAAGACTTATTGGTGAAGGGCAAGTGGCTTTGGCAAATGCATATATTCAATTAGGGGATTTTACTAAAGCCAAAAATCATATCAATGAAGGTGTAAAGTTTGCAGAAGAAGTAGGAAGTATGAAGCTTCAGATGAAAGCCTATAACAACTACATACAAACCTTTAGCACATTAAATGGAACACCTGAAGTATTTGACTACCACGAAAAGTATATTGAACTTTTGGATAGTTTAAAATCTGAAAAAAATTCAACTGCTGCAGAAGGATTGAGCATAAGATATGAATTAAAAGAAAAAGAAGATTCCATTAAAATTCAAACATTAGAAATTAAAAATCAGCAAGTTGAAAATGAAAACATATCATTGGTAAATGAACAAAGAGGGAGACTATTGCTGATTGCTTTAATTGGTGCAATTGTTTTACTTTCTCTTCTTTCACTTTTGTATATAAATAGGAAGAAATTAAAGGAGAAAAACAAAGAAAATGAACTCTTACTAGGAGAAATTCATCACAGGGTTAAAAACAATCTACAAGTAATTTCCAGTATCCTTAGTTTACACGAGAAATCACTTTCAGACGAAGCCGCTAAAAAGGCCATGTTGGAAGGGAAGGAACGAGTTAAATCAATGGGACTAATTCATAAACTGCTGTACCAAAACGAGAATTATTCAGGAATTGAAATGAAACAATACATTCCTACTCTTGTTGAAGGATTATTAGAATCATTTGGATACAGTAAAGATGAATTTGAATTTAAATCAGATTTAGATCAAATCAAACTAGATGTTGACTCTGCTATTCCAATAGGATTAATAATTAATGAGCTAGTGATTAATGCTCTTAAGTACGCTTATAATAAAAGTAACAAAGGGCAATTGGAAATATCATTAAAAGAAAAAGAAGATGAACTTTTACTTATGGTAAAGGACAATGGTTCAGGAAAAGTAAATGAGGTACAAAATTCAGATTCATTTGGATTTAAATTAGTAAACTCACTTATAAGACAGATTAATGGCGTAACTGAATTATCAGATCAAGGGGGATTAAAATATACTATTCACATTAAAGACTTTAAACTGATCAAATGA